One stretch of Acropora muricata isolate sample 2 chromosome 12, ASM3666990v1, whole genome shotgun sequence DNA includes these proteins:
- the LOC136893581 gene encoding uncharacterized protein: MSPSELSECALWIKGPTWLSDKADSGIEEFNIGQLPQECLEEMKAGNKEKWICETSSSLLFLKILKLRLQKNVEPQKELTSHDIAVAETLWIKEIQKSLSKNPKFESWKRQFGIFTDEHGIMRCMGRLSQAQLPPSTKYPVLLDKSHYITSLLVRDSHKRVMHGGVKSTLTELRSRFWIVQGRQFVRKLLYECVICRRLEGRPYVAPPPPFTYVGIDFVGPLYIKNLNSPQQKIWICLYTCCVTRAIHLDLVPDLTTNAFLRCFRRFTARRGRPSLVVSDNGRTFKPAAREITRIFNDPGVKQHFAREHMKWTFNLEKAPWWGGVFERLVKSVKRCLKKTISGARLTYEELLTVISEVEMILNCRPLSYVSSEDYEEPLIMSLPDNRSSEAEDSDTDVQPQDLDRRMRHLSNVINHFWKRWRKEYLLELLNSHRNVTQHSSNRVVSIGDVVIVHDEDQPRGKWRIGRVEALVTGSYGQVRGAIVRVKTKAGRLTKLRHPVQRLYPLEVDCRNEDPEPTMSPSRAEPEQHSELRRDRPRRVAAI, translated from the exons AAAGCAGATTCAGGAATCGAGGAATTTAACATTGGACAACTTCCGCAAGAATGCTTAGAAGAGATGAAGGCTGGAAACAAAGAGAAGTGGATATGTGAAACCTCCTCCTCATTGCTA tttttgaaaatcttgaaaCTGAGGTTGCAGAAGAATGTTGAACCACAGAAGGAGCTGACAAGTCATGACATAGCAGTAGCAGAAACACTCTGGATCAAAGAAATACAAAAGTCGTTGAGTAAGAACCCTAAATTTGAGAGTTGGAAACGACAGTTTGGCATATTCACAGATGAACATGGAATCATGAGATGCATGGGACGTTTGTCACAAGCACAGTTACCTCCATCAACAAAGTACCCAGTTTTGCTGGACAAGAGTCACTACATCACATCCCTCTTAGTTAGAGATAGCCACAAGCGAGTGATGCACGGTGGGGTGAAATCAACCCTCACGGAACTGAGATCAAGATTTTGGATAGTGCAGGGTAGACAGTTCGTTAGGAAGCTGCTGTACGAGTGTGTTATATGCCGAAGACTTGAAGGAAGACCATACGTGGCACCTCCGCCACCATTTACTTATGTCGGAATTGACTTTGTCGGACCGCTCTACATCAAGAACCTTAACAGTCCTCAGCAGAAGATTTGGATCTGCCTTTACACTTGTTGCGTTACTAGAGCAATACATTTGGATCTTGTACCGGATCTCACAACTAACGCATTCCTGAGATGCTTTAGAAGATTTACAGCGAGACGAGGAAGACCTTCATTAGTGGTGTCTGACAATGGTAGAACGTTTAAACCTGCAGCCCGAGAAATCACCAGGATTTTTAACGACCCTGGAGTGAAGCAGCATTTTGCAAGGGAACATATGAAGTGGACATTCAACCTTGAGAAGGCCCCCTGGTGGGGCGGAGTGTTTGAGAGGCTTGTCAAGTCAGTTAAGAGGTGTCTAAAGAAGACTATCAGTGGAGCTAGACTTACCTATGAGGAACTGTTGACTGTGATTAGCGAAGTTGAAATGATCCTCAACTGCAGACCCCTGTCATACGTTTCAAGTGAAGATTACGAAGAACCCCTAATCATGAGTCTACCGGACAATAGGTCAAGTGAAGCTGAAGACAGCGACACAGATGTCCAACCGCAAGATTTAGACAGAAGAATGCGACACCTAAGCAATGTCATCAACCACTTTTGGAAAAGATGGCGAAAGGAGTATCTACTCGAATTGCTAAATTCACATCGTAATGTTACTCAGCACTCCTCCAACCGAGTCGTATCCATTGGAGATGTGGTGATTGTTCATGACGAGGACCAGCCGAGAGGAAAATGGCGCATTGGAAGGGTTGAAGCTCTTGTCACGGGATCATATGGTCAGGTCAGGGGAGCCATTGTTCGAGTTAAAACCAAGGCGGGAAGACTCACTAAACTCAGACATCCAGTACAACGCCTTTATCCCTTAGAAGTCGATTGCAGAAATGAAGACCCGGAACCAACTATGTCTCCCAGTAGAGCAGAGCCTGAACAACACTCTGAACTTAGACGTGATCGCCCGAGAAGGGTAGCTGCAATTTGA